One Bacteroidia bacterium DNA segment encodes these proteins:
- a CDS encoding OmpA family protein produces the protein MRQTINKQLYKKLIRNFVSVIILVVFSAHCYSQPSETMKYLNKWKIKGFAKNSQRLGDTYSAIEYFEQLHKNQPKNTDYCNTLGHLYYKARNYPMAKEYFSIAYDNDKDVFTDALFFQALMEKMMGDYDKAKEDFQKFTKAAKGTTFEQDYKKITKNEIEGCDLAKRKLDSALKVVIYHLDTSINKAHVEMSPYPIGKDNIIYGSLKADKVKYIDLQDSSQKMPVRQIYGAKRVGDKWESTGIFDGPFNKSDENTCNGALSQDGKRFYFTRCKQNWKNKTICEIYLSKKIDGTWSEPEKLNSEINNPKFTSTQPTIGTDSKLNAEVLYFVSDRDQGRGGLDIWYSVYNEKKNLYRTPRNAGNKINTIGDESTPFYDMDSRTMYFSSTGWPGMGGYDVYKNTGELSTWLNPMNIGFPINSSTDDIYFVVGKNKEEGFLVSNRKGGVALLSETCCDDIYEYKWSEYIHVGVTGKIFAIKDSAIYKQLERQIEETKFINDDDPFEKIDPLHKQAVNLFLISEGKERIFIKADTTSEEGEYFFDIEPGKEYKIVVENYGMFNKELSVDTRKIIKSDTIRLDAIYINILPKEPIIVKNIYYDFDDWKLTQSSQLVIDTTLFKILTANPRIVVEIGSHTDSKGEDKYNEKLSQRRAESVVKYLIEKGIDKERLFAKGYGENIPIAKNENPDGSDNPDGRQMNRRTEFRIVGSLDQYSKVIYQE, from the coding sequence ATGCGACAGACTATAAATAAACAACTATATAAAAAACTTATAAGAAACTTTGTTTCTGTTATTATATTGGTTGTTTTTTCGGCACATTGTTATTCGCAGCCTTCAGAAACAATGAAGTATTTGAATAAATGGAAAATAAAAGGCTTTGCAAAAAATTCACAGCGACTTGGAGACACATATTCTGCAATTGAATATTTTGAACAACTTCATAAAAACCAACCAAAGAATACCGACTACTGCAATACATTAGGACACCTATATTATAAAGCTCGCAATTATCCTATGGCAAAAGAATATTTTTCTATTGCATATGATAATGATAAGGACGTATTTACTGATGCTTTATTTTTTCAAGCTTTAATGGAAAAAATGATGGGTGACTATGATAAAGCAAAAGAAGATTTTCAGAAATTTACAAAAGCTGCAAAGGGAACCACTTTTGAACAGGATTATAAAAAAATAACAAAAAACGAAATTGAAGGTTGTGACCTTGCAAAAAGAAAACTGGATTCTGCACTTAAAGTTGTTATCTATCACTTAGACACATCAATTAACAAAGCACACGTTGAAATGTCGCCTTACCCTATTGGGAAAGATAACATTATATACGGATCTTTAAAAGCAGACAAAGTAAAATATATTGACCTACAAGACTCATCGCAAAAAATGCCTGTACGTCAGATTTATGGCGCAAAAAGAGTTGGCGACAAATGGGAATCGACAGGAATATTTGATGGACCATTTAATAAATCAGATGAAAACACTTGTAATGGAGCATTATCTCAGGATGGAAAAAGATTTTATTTTACAAGATGTAAGCAAAACTGGAAAAACAAAACAATCTGCGAAATATATCTAAGTAAAAAAATTGACGGAACATGGAGTGAACCTGAAAAACTAAATTCTGAAATAAATAATCCAAAATTCACTTCAACACAGCCAACAATTGGAACCGACTCAAAATTAAATGCAGAAGTTCTTTATTTTGTATCTGACAGAGATCAGGGACGTGGTGGTCTTGACATTTGGTATTCTGTTTACAACGAAAAAAAGAACCTTTACCGAACTCCACGAAATGCCGGTAACAAGATAAATACTATTGGCGACGAATCTACTCCGTTTTATGATATGGATAGTCGTACTATGTATTTCAGCTCAACCGGTTGGCCTGGAATGGGAGGATATGATGTTTACAAAAATACCGGAGAGTTAAGCACATGGCTAAATCCAATGAATATTGGTTTTCCTATAAATTCGAGTACAGACGATATTTATTTCGTTGTCGGAAAAAATAAAGAGGAAGGGTTTTTAGTATCTAATCGTAAAGGTGGCGTAGCATTATTAAGTGAAACTTGTTGCGATGATATTTACGAATACAAATGGTCGGAATATATACATGTTGGTGTTACCGGAAAAATATTTGCCATTAAAGATAGCGCTATTTATAAACAACTGGAAAGACAGATAGAAGAAACAAAATTCATAAATGACGACGATCCTTTCGAAAAAATTGACCCCCTTCATAAACAAGCTGTCAACTTATTTTTAATTTCTGAAGGAAAAGAAAGAATTTTTATAAAAGCAGACACAACTTCAGAAGAAGGTGAATATTTCTTTGACATTGAACCGGGAAAAGAATATAAAATAGTTGTAGAGAATTATGGAATGTTTAATAAAGAACTTTCTGTTGATACAAGAAAAATTATTAAATCAGATACTATTCGTTTAGATGCTATTTATATTAATATTTTACCTAAAGAACCCATTATAGTAAAAAATATATACTACGACTTTGACGATTGGAAACTTACACAAAGTTCTCAATTAGTAATCGATACAACATTATTCAAAATTTTAACAGCAAATCCAAGAATTGTTGTTGAAATAGGCTCTCATACTGACAGTAAAGGTGAAGATAAATACAATGAAAAACTTTCTCAGCGTCGTGCAGAGAGTGTTGTAAAATATCTGATTGAAAAAGGAATTGACAAAGAACGTTTATTTGCAAAAGGATATGGTGAAAATATTCCTATTGCTAAAAATGAAAATCCTGATGGAAGCGATAACCCTGATGGAAGACAAATGAACAGACGAACAGAATTTCGTATTGTAGGCTCACTTGACCAATACTCTAAGGTTATTTATCAGGAATAA
- a CDS encoding PorP/SprF family type IX secretion system membrane protein, with translation MKKILLILSAIILTVTSSKLTAQDIHFSQFYASPLSLNPANTGNYDGDWRIMNNYRSQWRALSIPFRTISIGLDRQIWIHSEKFSAGFYVINDKSGPAGLTVNKLYLSLAWHKTINGHNIHTGIQGGMVFKKFSMDALTFPSQFDMTSGYFNSQLPVNEDNTNLNTNYPDLNFGFGWSKKLRYFEPEAGLSLFHLTMPKESFLENNNHLPIRAALNLGLNIPIKNWFAHPMFLYMKQTRATDFLGGLEFGYNIPKSNLIKQIFAGYFFRNDFSTAFDASIAVIGLQFKQLRLGFSYDINSSPLKVATNRKGAFEFSLIYISKSTIPQKVTLPCDRL, from the coding sequence GTGAAAAAGATATTATTAATATTATCGGCTATAATACTGACAGTTACTTCTTCAAAACTAACTGCACAGGATATTCATTTTTCGCAATTTTATGCATCCCCTTTATCTCTTAATCCTGCAAATACAGGTAATTACGATGGCGATTGGCGCATAATGAATAATTATCGCTCACAATGGAGAGCTTTATCAATTCCATTCAGAACAATTTCTATCGGATTAGACAGGCAAATTTGGATACATTCTGAAAAATTCAGTGCCGGTTTTTATGTAATTAATGATAAATCGGGTCCCGCAGGACTAACTGTAAATAAACTATATTTATCTCTTGCATGGCATAAAACAATTAATGGTCACAATATACACACAGGTATTCAGGGTGGAATGGTATTCAAAAAATTCTCAATGGATGCTCTTACTTTTCCAAGTCAGTTTGATATGACTTCAGGATATTTCAACAGTCAATTGCCGGTAAATGAAGACAACACTAATTTAAATACTAATTATCCCGATTTAAATTTCGGTTTTGGCTGGAGTAAAAAACTCAGATATTTTGAACCAGAAGCTGGTTTATCTTTATTTCATTTAACTATGCCAAAAGAATCATTTCTCGAAAATAATAATCACCTGCCAATTCGTGCCGCATTAAATTTAGGCTTAAATATTCCTATAAAAAACTGGTTTGCCCACCCTATGTTTCTTTATATGAAACAAACAAGAGCAACTGACTTTTTAGGAGGACTGGAATTTGGTTATAACATTCCAAAATCAAATCTAATTAAACAAATTTTTGCAGGATATTTTTTCAGAAACGATTTTTCTACAGCCTTTGATGCATCAATTGCTGTTATTGGTCTTCAGTTTAAACAATTAAGATTGGGGTTTAGTTATGACATAAATTCGTCACCATTAAAGGTTGCAACTAATCGTAAGGGTGCTTTTGAATTTTCATTGATTTATATTTCAAAAAGCACTATTCCACAAAAAGTAACACTTCCATGCGACAGACTATAA
- a CDS encoding PKD domain-containing protein, with amino-acid sequence MNLKLKYFLICLLTFPFAVNAFGQVAAFTQDTLEGCGQQTINFTNQSTGATSYIWRFGDGNISTSSAPTVTENYVNVGTYTVTLVAINGSSRDSVSKTINIWRNPDAIFIGTPPLHGCVPLNVAFTDQSVNGDGVINSWAWDFGDGYGSAMQNPTHSFANAGIWSIYLKVEDSHGCTDWDTLNNYVNVSNPPIVGFTANSTINCTVPFPVTFSNTSTGYGALQYSWDFGDGGTSNLQAPAYTYTVAGTYTVKLVVTDANGCKDSLIIDDYIKITPVTAAFHFLPGDSVCQNEVVNFFSDAGGINVLWGFGDPTSGGNNSSTLQNPTHSFAASGLYVITLIADPGGACQAIIHDTVIVRVAPLVSFSLSSHYYCGGDSIIFNNTSPDAVYFSWDFGDQLSSNNPNPYVDYIHEGTYYPSLTITDSHGCVGEFTDTVPVKVDFPEANIEWDSDSLPNHCIPFPVDFTGSGNCYWALDSISVNGGYSWNFGDTISGLLNTSQLQEPVHIFNDTGEYTITLTVITDVGCTAKDSIEIKIGSHQIPIIDYAYTGGCANDTSIHFISMSTDSNLIDFWQWTFISHFDTDSAFDIASSSETHPTVDFHGNDSISIQLIVGFLECKDTLIDTNAFLLDGPYLRNLDTLFSCETPLHMGFTVGFIKQATRWEWDFNDDGVADYNSAVYANPVYVYNDTVWYDYPSRGTYKVRLKAYNDTTGCFYEDSLTFQLLVIDAFVNATTPNCYNNNAINMAGSVDWENPGQLPQNSIYSINYGDGQIIPYTFFNTFSPYQVHNFPTQSGVYNVILTMTNRLGCVDSDTTTIQVYYPVAGFTMSQDSGCSPLPVHFTDTSHSDIPYTLTWFSGGLGSVTGTSADFNYINPGTYSASLQLTDSIGCISLAPAQMITVLNLPPDFSAIDSTICLGDSVYFNSTVPYTTGFSWDFGDGMTASTSSPNFVHLYADTGTYTVSLLNQSTLLGCDGSVIKPSFIRVQDIVAKMTVTDSISTCYPFMINITNQTNTLYSPNWNWSFGDGGTGNQFEPIHNYTLPGNYWLYLNATTTPETLFGCTSKDSVLIQVGGPYAEISYSDTSICKGESVTFALINDVGVTSFNWSFGDGGGGNTTPFTYQFNYVPPTGLTKVYLIYQSDVNCQKKDSAYINIYQVMANFNYLNSLTGSNDSVICQPGILDFYNYSLGADSMIWNLGDGQYFTSTDSAVVPGTHTYYNTTPNNIDYNITLTVYNSEVGCVDSITKHYTVYSLPQMTVSNDVSICAGNAVQLSVTNTNPVWSPSDGLSNITSANPWATPDSSTLYHVTITDSHQCVNSDSVFVFVQQIPELNHNSDTTIIIGEYVDMLASSDQSTVTYNWTPSYGLSCTTCSNPVAQPLQTTTYTVEIVDSMKCDTIRGQITITVKEEYSLDVPSAFTPNNDGDNDLVYVRGWGIKNLVEFKIYNRWGECIFETDDMQQGWDGTFKGIKQNIDTYAYTAKAATYSGKILTKNGLINLLR; translated from the coding sequence ATGAATTTAAAACTAAAATATTTTCTGATTTGTTTACTTACATTTCCGTTTGCAGTTAATGCATTTGGACAAGTTGCTGCTTTTACACAGGATACATTAGAGGGTTGTGGACAGCAAACAATTAATTTTACAAATCAATCAACCGGTGCAACTTCTTATATCTGGCGTTTTGGTGATGGTAATATTTCTACATCTTCAGCACCAACTGTTACTGAGAATTATGTTAATGTTGGAACATACACTGTTACGTTAGTAGCAATTAATGGTAGCTCACGTGATAGTGTTTCGAAAACTATAAATATCTGGAGAAATCCCGATGCCATTTTTATAGGAACTCCTCCTTTACATGGTTGTGTTCCATTAAATGTGGCATTTACCGATCAGTCTGTTAATGGTGATGGTGTTATAAACAGTTGGGCATGGGACTTTGGTGATGGATATGGTTCTGCTATGCAAAACCCAACCCATTCTTTTGCAAATGCTGGTATATGGAGTATTTATTTAAAGGTTGAAGACAGTCATGGTTGTACTGATTGGGATACACTTAATAATTATGTAAATGTTTCTAATCCGCCTATTGTCGGTTTTACTGCAAATTCTACCATTAATTGTACTGTTCCTTTTCCTGTAACATTTAGTAATACTTCTACCGGTTACGGAGCTTTGCAATATTCTTGGGATTTTGGTGATGGTGGTACTTCAAATCTTCAGGCTCCGGCTTATACATATACCGTTGCTGGAACTTATACTGTTAAATTAGTTGTAACTGATGCAAATGGTTGTAAAGACTCACTAATTATTGATGATTATATAAAAATTACACCGGTTACAGCTGCATTTCATTTTTTACCAGGAGATAGTGTTTGTCAGAATGAAGTTGTAAATTTTTTTAGTGATGCTGGTGGAATAAATGTACTTTGGGGTTTTGGCGATCCAACATCAGGTGGAAATAATAGTTCAACTTTACAAAACCCTACACATAGCTTTGCTGCATCTGGATTGTATGTTATTACATTAATTGCTGATCCTGGTGGTGCTTGTCAGGCGATTATTCATGATACAGTTATAGTAAGAGTCGCACCATTAGTTTCTTTTTCACTGTCTTCCCATTATTATTGCGGGGGAGATTCTATTATTTTTAATAATACATCGCCTGATGCTGTTTATTTTAGTTGGGATTTTGGCGATCAGCTCTCGTCAAATAATCCAAATCCATATGTTGATTATATTCACGAAGGAACATATTATCCTTCATTAACTATTACTGATAGTCATGGCTGTGTTGGTGAATTTACTGATACTGTTCCTGTTAAAGTGGATTTTCCTGAAGCAAATATTGAATGGGATAGTGATTCATTGCCAAATCACTGTATTCCTTTTCCTGTAGATTTTACCGGAAGTGGAAATTGCTATTGGGCTTTGGATAGTATATCTGTAAATGGAGGGTATAGTTGGAATTTTGGCGACACAATTTCAGGATTGCTAAATACTTCTCAGTTACAAGAACCTGTTCACATTTTTAATGATACCGGTGAATATACAATTACTCTTACTGTAATTACTGATGTTGGATGTACTGCAAAAGATTCTATTGAAATTAAAATAGGTTCTCACCAGATTCCAATAATTGATTATGCATATACTGGAGGTTGTGCTAATGATACCAGTATTCATTTTATTAGTATGTCTACTGATTCAAACTTAATCGATTTCTGGCAGTGGACTTTTATTTCTCATTTTGATACCGATTCTGCATTTGATATTGCATCAAGTAGTGAAACGCATCCTACTGTCGATTTTCATGGCAACGATTCTATTTCAATTCAATTAATAGTTGGCTTTTTAGAGTGTAAGGATACTTTAATTGATACTAATGCATTTTTATTAGATGGTCCATATCTTAGAAATCTCGATACATTATTTTCATGTGAAACTCCATTACATATGGGATTTACGGTTGGTTTTATAAAACAGGCAACCAGATGGGAATGGGATTTTAATGATGATGGGGTTGCAGATTATAATTCAGCTGTATATGCAAATCCGGTTTATGTATATAATGATACGGTTTGGTATGATTACCCTTCAAGAGGAACATATAAAGTCCGGCTTAAGGCATATAATGATACAACCGGTTGCTTTTATGAGGATAGTTTAACATTTCAGCTATTAGTTATAGATGCGTTTGTTAATGCAACTACTCCTAATTGTTATAATAATAATGCTATTAATATGGCCGGTTCTGTTGATTGGGAAAATCCGGGTCAGTTGCCTCAGAATTCAATTTATTCAATCAATTATGGTGATGGGCAAATAATTCCTTATACTTTTTTTAATACATTCAGCCCATATCAAGTGCATAATTTTCCTACTCAGTCAGGTGTTTATAATGTTATCTTAACAATGACAAACAGATTGGGTTGTGTTGATTCAGATACAACTACTATTCAGGTATATTACCCTGTTGCCGGTTTTACCATGAGTCAGGATTCAGGATGTTCTCCGCTTCCAGTACATTTTACTGATACAAGTCATTCTGATATTCCTTATACTTTAACATGGTTTTCAGGTGGACTTGGTTCTGTTACAGGTACGTCTGCTGATTTTAACTATATTAATCCGGGTACATATAGTGCAAGTTTACAGCTTACAGATTCTATTGGTTGTATCTCACTTGCACCAGCTCAAATGATTACTGTGTTAAATCTACCCCCTGATTTTTCTGCTATAGATAGTACAATTTGTTTGGGCGATTCGGTTTACTTTAATTCTACAGTACCATATACAACGGGCTTTTCATGGGATTTTGGAGATGGCATGACAGCAAGTACTTCAAGTCCAAATTTTGTTCATTTATATGCTGATACAGGTACTTATACTGTTTCTCTTTTAAATCAAAGTACACTTTTAGGTTGTGACGGATCTGTTATTAAGCCTTCATTTATTCGCGTTCAGGATATTGTTGCTAAAATGACTGTTACAGATTCAATATCTACCTGTTATCCTTTTATGATTAATATAACAAATCAAACAAATACTTTGTATTCTCCAAATTGGAACTGGTCATTTGGCGATGGAGGTACAGGTAATCAGTTTGAGCCAATTCATAATTATACTTTACCCGGAAATTACTGGTTGTATTTAAATGCAACAACAACACCTGAAACTCTTTTTGGCTGTACAAGTAAAGATAGTGTATTAATTCAGGTTGGTGGTCCATATGCAGAGATTTCATATTCCGATACTTCAATTTGTAAAGGCGAGTCAGTTACATTTGCTTTAATTAATGATGTTGGTGTAACTTCTTTTAATTGGTCATTCGGAGATGGAGGAGGTGGTAATACCACTCCATTTACATATCAATTTAATTATGTACCTCCTACAGGTCTTACTAAAGTATATCTAATTTATCAGAGTGATGTCAATTGTCAGAAAAAAGACTCTGCATATATTAATATATATCAGGTAATGGCTAATTTTAATTATTTAAATAGTTTAACCGGAAGTAATGATTCTGTTATTTGTCAGCCAGGAATACTTGATTTTTATAATTATTCACTGGGTGCTGATAGTATGATTTGGAATTTAGGTGATGGGCAGTATTTTACAAGTACCGATTCTGCTGTAGTTCCGGGAACGCACACATATTATAATACAACGCCAAATAACATTGATTACAATATTACTTTAACTGTATATAATAGTGAGGTTGGATGTGTTGATAGTATTACCAAACATTATACTGTATATTCTTTGCCACAAATGACTGTTAGTAATGATGTCTCAATTTGTGCAGGAAATGCGGTACAACTTTCGGTTACAAATACAAACCCGGTGTGGTCGCCATCTGATGGTCTTTCAAACATTACTTCAGCAAATCCATGGGCAACGCCTGATAGTTCAACCTTGTATCATGTAACAATTACAGATAGTCATCAATGTGTAAATTCAGATTCAGTTTTTGTATTTGTTCAGCAGATTCCTGAATTGAATCATAATTCAGATACTACTATTATTATAGGTGAGTATGTTGATATGTTGGCAAGTTCAGACCAGTCTACTGTAACTTATAATTGGACACCTTCATATGGTTTGTCATGCACAACTTGTTCAAACCCGGTTGCACAACCATTGCAAACTACAACATATACTGTTGAAATTGTTGATTCAATGAAATGTGATACTATTCGAGGTCAGATAACTATTACAGTTAAAGAAGAGTATTCGCTAGATGTACCTTCTGCTTTTACTCCAAATAATGATGGTGATAATGACCTTGTTTATGTACGCGGATGGGGTATTAAGAATCTTGTAGAATTTAAAATATATAACCGCTGGGGAGAATGTATTTTTGAAACTGATGACATGCAACAAGGTTGGGATGGTACATTTAAAGGGATAAAGCAGAATATTGATACTTATGCTTATACTGCTAAAGCTGCAACGTACAGCGGAAAAATCTTAACAAAAAATGGGTTAATTAATTTGTTGAGGTAA
- the dnaA gene encoding chromosomal replication initiator protein DnaA has product MSKNHVDVWNNCLKVIKDNVPSISFKTWFEPIVPLKMEHNVLTIQVPSPFFYEYLEEQYIDIISKTLRKEIGDDVKLEYNVVMDNNSQSNTKPYTVKLPAKNKSDLKNQPLSVPLDSEDRSIKNPFILPGIKKLSIDPQLNPDNSFSNFVEGECNRLARSAGYAVACNPGGTAFNPLFLYSANGLGKTHLCQAIGIEVKERFPEKTVLYVQAHKFITQFMDSIRNNNRNDFVHFYQMIDVLIIDDVHELTGKEKTQDIFFHIFNHLHQSNKQLVITADKPPVELQGMEQRLLSRFKWGLAADLQAPDFETRIAILKKKTYNDGIEMPDEIIEYLASHITNNMRELEGALVSILAQSTLNKKEITLDLAKQIIDKLVKSTRREISIDYIQKVVCDYFNMQVDMLKSKTRKREIVQARQIAMYFAKNLTKSSLASIGSVIGGKDHATVLHACKTVNNLIDTDKRFRLYIDEIEKKLKL; this is encoded by the coding sequence ATGAGTAAGAATCATGTTGATGTTTGGAATAATTGCTTGAAGGTAATAAAGGACAATGTGCCTTCTATTAGTTTTAAAACGTGGTTTGAGCCTATTGTTCCGCTCAAAATGGAGCACAACGTATTAACAATTCAGGTGCCTAGTCCTTTTTTCTACGAGTACTTAGAGGAGCAATATATTGATATTATTAGCAAAACTCTTAGAAAAGAAATTGGGGACGACGTTAAATTGGAATATAACGTTGTTATGGACAATAACTCACAATCTAACACAAAGCCTTATACAGTAAAACTTCCAGCTAAAAATAAATCTGATTTAAAAAATCAGCCTTTATCTGTTCCTTTAGATTCAGAAGACAGATCAATAAAAAATCCTTTTATACTTCCCGGAATTAAAAAATTGAGTATCGATCCTCAATTAAATCCTGATAATTCATTTAGTAATTTTGTTGAAGGTGAATGTAACAGATTAGCCCGTTCTGCCGGTTATGCTGTTGCCTGTAATCCTGGAGGTACTGCATTTAATCCATTATTCCTTTATAGTGCAAACGGTTTAGGAAAAACTCATTTATGTCAGGCTATTGGAATTGAAGTAAAAGAACGTTTCCCTGAAAAAACTGTGCTTTATGTTCAGGCGCATAAGTTTATTACTCAGTTCATGGATTCTATCAGAAATAATAACCGCAACGACTTTGTTCACTTCTATCAAATGATAGATGTTTTAATAATTGATGATGTTCATGAATTAACCGGAAAAGAAAAAACACAGGACATTTTCTTCCATATTTTTAATCATTTACATCAATCTAACAAACAACTTGTAATAACAGCTGATAAACCACCTGTTGAATTACAAGGAATGGAACAACGCTTGCTTTCACGTTTCAAATGGGGATTAGCTGCTGACTTACAAGCTCCGGACTTTGAAACAAGAATAGCAATTCTTAAAAAGAAAACTTATAATGATGGCATTGAAATGCCAGATGAGATAATTGAATACCTTGCTTCGCATATTACTAACAATATGCGCGAACTTGAAGGTGCATTGGTTTCAATTTTAGCTCAGTCAACATTAAATAAGAAAGAAATTACTCTCGATCTTGCTAAACAAATTATTGATAAACTTGTTAAAAGTACACGCAGAGAAATTTCTATTGATTATATTCAGAAAGTTGTTTGCGATTATTTCAATATGCAGGTTGATATGCTTAAATCTAAAACCCGCAAACGCGAGATAGTTCAGGCACGTCAGATTGCAATGTATTTTGCAAAAAATTTAACAAAGAGCTCGTTGGCTTCGATTGGCTCAGTAATTGGCGGTAAAGATCATGCTACTGTTTTACATGCATGCAAAACAGTAAATAATCTCATCGATACCGATAAACGTTTTAGATTATACATTGATGAAATTGAAAAGAAACTCAAATTATAA
- a CDS encoding YigZ family protein, with translation MESDAFLTIKCPAEGFFKDRKSRFIGLAFPVNNEDSVKEIIKKIRKDYFDATHRCYAYMIGKSREIYRSSDDGEQANTAGVQILGQINSRQLTNILLVVVRYYGGVKLGIPGLIHAFRSAAIDTLDKAEIITSYEKKQGVIKFQYPQMNSVMNILKEDGIEIIDQKFELDCVINFEVYSSLSTKIENLLNKTEGVSCKILDNGITEKTV, from the coding sequence ATGGAGTCTGATGCTTTTTTAACAATTAAGTGTCCTGCCGAAGGATTTTTTAAAGACCGGAAAAGTCGGTTTATAGGACTTGCTTTCCCCGTTAATAATGAAGATTCTGTTAAAGAAATAATTAAAAAAATACGTAAAGATTATTTTGATGCAACACATCGTTGCTATGCCTATATGATTGGTAAATCGAGAGAAATTTATCGATCAAGCGATGATGGCGAGCAGGCAAATACAGCTGGGGTTCAGATTTTAGGACAGATTAACTCCAGACAATTAACAAATATTCTACTTGTTGTTGTAAGATATTACGGTGGTGTTAAATTGGGGATTCCTGGTTTAATTCATGCTTTCAGATCAGCTGCTATTGATACTTTAGATAAAGCTGAAATAATTACTTCATATGAGAAAAAACAAGGTGTAATAAAATTTCAATATCCTCAGATGAATTCCGTAATGAATATTTTAAAGGAAGATGGGATTGAAATTATTGACCAAAAATTTGAACTGGATTGTGTTATAAATTTTGAAGTTTACTCAAGTTTGTCAACAAAGATTGAAAATTTGTTAAATAAGACTGAGGGAGTTTCATGTAAAATATTAGATAATGGAATTACTGAAAAAACTGTGTAG
- a CDS encoding aminopeptidase: MELLKKLCSIHAPSADELPMKEFILSWVKTNMKSWKVKPLIIEDDGLQDAVMLVFGKPRTAVFAHMDSTGFTVRYKNEIIPIGGPHYKNGDRLVGNYSGKQIVTKLKCKKGDDKIFCDFKEIIPAGTTLTYKVEFNASEKGIVAPYLDDRLGVWVLMNLAKTLKDGILVFSCNEEHGGGNVEKIAKVIYEKYSVKQALICDITWATEGVFLGKGVAVTLRDKYIPRKIFVNNVLNILIDNKIKYQSEVESSGSSDGGYLQKSAYPIDWCFIGVPEEGNHSSQEKVSVIDVIMMQKTYELLMREL; encoded by the coding sequence ATGGAATTACTGAAAAAACTGTGTAGTATTCATGCGCCTTCGGCTGATGAATTGCCAATGAAAGAATTTATTCTTTCGTGGGTAAAGACTAATATGAAAAGCTGGAAGGTAAAGCCTTTAATAATTGAAGATGATGGTTTACAGGATGCAGTAATGCTGGTTTTTGGAAAACCAAGAACGGCAGTATTTGCACATATGGACTCAACTGGATTTACTGTCAGATATAAAAATGAAATTATTCCAATTGGCGGACCACATTATAAAAACGGAGATAGATTAGTTGGGAATTATTCAGGAAAACAAATTGTAACAAAATTAAAATGTAAAAAAGGTGACGATAAAATCTTTTGCGATTTTAAAGAAATTATACCTGCCGGAACAACACTCACATATAAAGTAGAATTTAATGCATCTGAAAAAGGTATTGTAGCTCCTTATCTTGATGATCGTTTGGGAGTATGGGTTTTGATGAATCTTGCAAAAACACTTAAAGATGGAATCTTGGTTTTTTCCTGCAACGAAGAACATGGTGGAGGAAATGTTGAAAAAATTGCAAAAGTTATTTATGAGAAATATTCTGTAAAGCAAGCCTTAATTTGTGATATTACATGGGCTACAGAAGGAGTATTCTTAGGTAAAGGTGTTGCTGTTACATTGCGTGATAAATATATTCCAAGAAAAATATTTGTGAATAATGTATTGAATATTTTAATTGATAACAAAATAAAATATCAATCAGAGGTTGAGTCTTCCGGATCAAGTGATGGCGGTTATCTGCAAAAATCTGCATATCCGATTGATTGGTGTTTTATTGGAGTTCCAGAAGAAGGAAACCATTCCAGTCAGGAAAAGGTTAGTGTGATTGATGTTATAATGATGCAAAAAACATACGAATTATTAATGAGAGAATTGTAA